From Pandoraea norimbergensis, the proteins below share one genomic window:
- a CDS encoding GntR family transcriptional regulator, whose protein sequence is MNENNALLPEKQGPASSAHSIAAQVYASLKADIFDFRLLPGDRFSEGDVATRMQISRTPVRQALFWLQREGYVDVHFKSGWQVRAFDFKYFEDLYEIRIVMESSAIARIIEGAMVPSLAALRAIWCVAPEQREADPATVASLDEAFHAGLVAATGNIEMSRMHQDVTERIRIIRRLDFTKVPRIAATYEEHAAILDAIQDGNVALAQSRIKAHIAESQAEVKRITLYMLQSARQRYAADE, encoded by the coding sequence ATGAACGAAAACAATGCCCTTCTGCCGGAAAAGCAAGGTCCGGCGAGCAGTGCCCACTCGATTGCGGCACAGGTCTATGCGTCGCTCAAAGCCGACATCTTCGACTTTCGCCTGCTGCCCGGCGACCGCTTCAGTGAAGGCGACGTCGCCACCCGCATGCAAATCAGCCGCACGCCTGTGCGGCAGGCGCTGTTCTGGTTGCAGCGCGAAGGGTACGTCGATGTCCATTTCAAAAGCGGGTGGCAGGTCCGCGCATTCGATTTCAAGTATTTCGAAGACCTGTACGAGATTCGCATCGTGATGGAGTCTTCCGCCATCGCCCGCATCATCGAAGGCGCGATGGTGCCGTCGCTTGCGGCCTTGCGCGCGATCTGGTGCGTCGCGCCGGAGCAGCGCGAGGCCGACCCGGCAACGGTGGCTTCGCTCGACGAAGCCTTTCACGCCGGACTGGTGGCGGCGACGGGCAACATCGAGATGTCGCGCATGCATCAGGACGTCACCGAGCGCATTCGCATCATCCGCCGCCTCGACTTCACGAAAGTGCCGCGCATTGCCGCAACCTACGAGGAGCACGCCGCCATTCTCGACGCCATTCAGGACGGCAACGTCGCGCTGGCGCAATCACGGATCAAGGCGCACATCGCCGAGAGTCAGGCGGAGGTGAAGCGCATCACGCTGTACATGCTGCAATCGGCCCGGCAGCGATATGCGGCTGATGAGTGA